From Chryseobacterium sp. H1D6B, a single genomic window includes:
- a CDS encoding ligase-associated DNA damage response DEXH box helicase has translation MGAFENTDGFKVIQQWMAEKGNSPFKFQIDTWKKFGNGYSGMVVAPTGFGKTFSVFLALISDFLTHPEKYKKGLKMLWITPLRSLAKDIAKAMQEAMDEIGLDWVVGVRNGDTDPKVRQQQVKNMPDILVVTPESLHLLLAQKNNARFFQNLHCLVVDEWHELLGSKRGVMVELGISQVRKYVPKMKIWGVTATIGNLDEALEVLIPYDIKKTKITAKEHKKIDILSVFPDEVEILPWAGHLGGKLADKIVPIILNSKSTIVFTNTRSQSEMWYQLLLDAYPDFAGQIAIHHSSIDAHLRIWIEENLSSGKLKAVVSTSSLDLGIDFKPVDTVIQIGSAKGVARFLQRAGRSGHSPFETSKIYCVPTHSLELIEVAALKEAVKQKVIEPREPQVLCFDVLVQFLMTLAVGDGFYPDEVHERIKKVYTFQEMTDEEWKSIMDFLTIGGSALKSYEEFHKVVIMEDGLFKVTSRKIAMLHRMNMGAIVSDAMLKVKFISGGYIGMVEEYFISRLKKNEKFILAGRVLEVVMVKDMTVYVRLTKGKAMAPSYLGGRLPLSSNLGHFLREKLSGALNPAASEKELKFLHPLLVNQEKRSHIPKEDEFLVEMIKNREGYHLFMYPFEGRLVHEVMAALIAYRISKLAPISFSMAMNDYGFELFSDKEIPLNEENLHTILTRDNLMVDVISSINSAEMARRKFRDIAVISGMVIQNFPGQQRSNKALQSSAGLIFNVLEDYEPNHFLVRQAYTEVFNKQLQEQRLVEAFKRIEKSKIILKYANTFTPLSFPIKVDSLRQTLSSEGLDSRIKRLVEQANKGLK, from the coding sequence TTGGGCGCTTTTGAAAATACCGACGGATTTAAGGTCATTCAACAATGGATGGCTGAAAAAGGCAATTCCCCTTTTAAATTTCAGATCGATACCTGGAAGAAATTCGGGAACGGCTACAGCGGAATGGTGGTAGCGCCTACCGGTTTTGGAAAGACATTTTCTGTGTTTTTAGCTTTAATCTCAGATTTTTTGACACATCCTGAAAAATATAAAAAAGGACTCAAAATGCTTTGGATCACTCCCCTGCGTTCCTTAGCTAAAGATATTGCAAAGGCCATGCAGGAAGCAATGGATGAGATCGGTCTGGACTGGGTGGTTGGTGTAAGAAATGGAGATACTGATCCCAAAGTAAGACAGCAGCAGGTGAAAAATATGCCCGATATTCTGGTAGTAACGCCTGAAAGTCTTCATCTGCTGCTGGCGCAGAAAAATAATGCAAGATTCTTTCAAAATCTGCACTGTCTTGTTGTAGATGAATGGCATGAACTGCTTGGTTCAAAACGCGGTGTGATGGTAGAACTCGGCATATCCCAAGTCAGAAAATATGTCCCGAAAATGAAGATCTGGGGAGTTACTGCCACGATCGGAAATCTGGATGAAGCTCTTGAAGTTTTGATTCCTTACGACATAAAAAAAACAAAAATTACAGCCAAAGAACATAAAAAGATTGATATTCTTTCTGTGTTCCCGGATGAAGTGGAGATCCTGCCCTGGGCCGGACATCTCGGAGGTAAATTAGCAGATAAAATAGTTCCAATTATTCTCAATTCAAAATCAACGATTGTATTTACGAATACCCGGAGCCAGAGTGAAATGTGGTATCAGCTGCTGCTGGACGCTTATCCTGATTTTGCCGGACAGATTGCAATCCATCATAGTTCTATCGATGCCCATTTGCGGATATGGATCGAAGAAAACTTAAGCAGCGGAAAATTGAAAGCTGTAGTTTCCACTTCATCTTTAGATTTAGGGATCGACTTTAAACCTGTTGATACCGTGATACAAATAGGCTCTGCAAAAGGAGTCGCCAGATTCCTTCAAAGAGCAGGGCGAAGCGGGCATTCCCCTTTTGAAACCTCTAAAATTTATTGTGTTCCCACCCACTCTTTAGAACTGATCGAAGTGGCCGCACTCAAAGAAGCTGTTAAACAGAAAGTCATAGAACCCCGTGAACCGCAGGTGCTTTGTTTTGATGTTTTGGTGCAGTTTTTAATGACTTTGGCAGTCGGCGACGGCTTTTATCCTGACGAAGTCCATGAAAGAATCAAAAAGGTCTACACATTCCAGGAAATGACTGATGAAGAATGGAAAAGTATCATGGATTTCCTTACGATCGGCGGAAGTGCTTTGAAAAGTTATGAAGAATTCCATAAAGTGGTTATTATGGAAGACGGTTTGTTTAAAGTGACCTCCCGAAAAATTGCAATGCTCCACCGGATGAATATGGGAGCGATTGTAAGTGATGCAATGCTTAAAGTAAAATTTATTTCCGGCGGATATATCGGGATGGTAGAAGAATATTTTATTTCAAGGCTTAAAAAGAACGAAAAATTCATTCTGGCAGGAAGAGTCCTGGAAGTAGTAATGGTGAAAGATATGACGGTTTATGTCCGTCTGACAAAAGGAAAAGCCATGGCTCCGAGTTATCTGGGCGGAAGACTTCCTTTAAGTTCCAATTTAGGACATTTTTTAAGAGAAAAATTATCAGGAGCTCTAAATCCTGCCGCTTCTGAGAAAGAATTAAAATTCCTGCATCCGTTATTAGTGAATCAGGAAAAAAGATCTCATATTCCAAAAGAAGATGAATTCCTGGTTGAAATGATCAAAAACAGAGAAGGCTATCATTTATTTATGTATCCTTTTGAAGGACGGCTTGTGCATGAAGTAATGGCGGCGCTTATCGCATACAGGATTTCTAAACTGGCTCCAATCTCCTTTTCAATGGCAATGAATGACTATGGTTTTGAGCTGTTCAGTGATAAAGAAATTCCTTTGAATGAAGAAAATTTACATACAATTTTAACCCGTGATAATTTAATGGTAGATGTAATCTCAAGTATTAATTCAGCAGAGATGGCGCGCAGGAAATTCCGGGATATTGCTGTAATTTCAGGAATGGTGATCCAGAATTTTCCAGGTCAGCAGCGTTCAAATAAAGCACTTCAGAGTTCAGCCGGTTTGATTTTTAATGTACTAGAAGACTATGAACCTAATCATTTTTTAGTAAGGCAGGCATATACAGAAGTTTTCAATAAAC
- a CDS encoding ATP-dependent DNA ligase, protein MKNFAALINALESTNKTNAKIDAIINYLERAPEEDKVWFIALFTGKRPKRNVNTNYMKEWALEITKIPFWLFQESYSSVGDLGETLSLILPPPSEMIDRTLSQWMKDILNLKDKTEAEKKEFVLRSWDGLDYTERLIFNKLLGGSFRIGVSGKTLINALTKYSGQETSALMHSMMGKWNPDEISFQELISAEKINPDNSRPYPFCLAYPLEKELPELGTPDEWLIEYKWDGIRGQIIRRNDEVFIWSRGEELVTEQFPEITAAIQAMKGNFVLDGEILAVKDGKVLNFNELQKRLNRKNITKKMLADIPIEVFAYDLIELEGNDLREKPISGRRAMLEELLLNQEPENIKLSESIDFENWEDLNQIRENSREINSEGLMLKQKNSVYHAGRKKGDWWKWKINPLTIDAVLIYAQKGSGRRSAYYTDYTFAVKNGDALVTIAKAYSGLTDKEIMEVSRFVNKNAIEKFGPVRTVKAELVFEIAFEGIGFSSRHKSGVALRFPRIVRWRKDKTVNEIDELEEIKKLIQ, encoded by the coding sequence ATGAAAAATTTTGCAGCACTCATCAACGCGTTAGAAAGCACCAATAAAACGAATGCTAAAATTGATGCGATCATCAATTATCTGGAAAGAGCTCCGGAAGAGGATAAAGTGTGGTTTATCGCGCTGTTTACAGGGAAAAGACCTAAGAGAAATGTCAATACCAATTACATGAAAGAATGGGCACTGGAGATCACAAAAATTCCTTTCTGGCTCTTTCAGGAAAGTTATTCTTCTGTAGGAGATCTCGGGGAAACACTTTCTTTGATCCTTCCTCCGCCTTCAGAAATGATCGACCGGACCCTTTCGCAGTGGATGAAAGATATTTTAAATTTAAAAGATAAAACCGAAGCCGAAAAAAAAGAATTTGTGCTGAGATCCTGGGACGGGCTGGATTACACTGAGCGACTGATTTTCAATAAATTATTAGGCGGAAGCTTTAGAATAGGAGTTTCTGGTAAAACCTTGATCAACGCCCTCACAAAATATTCCGGACAGGAGACGAGTGCCTTAATGCACAGTATGATGGGGAAATGGAATCCTGACGAGATTTCTTTTCAGGAATTGATCTCTGCAGAAAAAATAAATCCGGATAATTCAAGACCCTACCCTTTTTGTTTAGCCTACCCTTTAGAAAAAGAACTGCCGGAATTGGGAACTCCTGATGAATGGCTGATAGAATATAAATGGGACGGAATCCGCGGACAGATCATCCGAAGAAATGATGAAGTATTTATCTGGTCCAGAGGTGAAGAGCTGGTCACTGAACAGTTTCCAGAAATTACGGCGGCAATACAAGCCATGAAAGGTAATTTTGTTTTAGATGGAGAGATTCTTGCGGTAAAGGATGGTAAAGTTTTGAATTTTAATGAGTTGCAGAAAAGATTGAACCGTAAAAATATAACAAAAAAAATGCTGGCTGATATTCCGATCGAGGTTTTTGCTTATGATCTGATCGAATTGGAAGGAAATGATCTTCGCGAAAAACCAATTTCAGGAAGAAGAGCAATGCTGGAAGAACTGCTGCTAAACCAAGAGCCGGAAAATATTAAACTTTCGGAAAGTATTGATTTTGAAAACTGGGAAGACCTCAATCAAATAAGAGAAAATTCCAGAGAGATCAACAGTGAAGGCTTAATGCTGAAACAAAAAAACTCAGTCTATCATGCAGGAAGAAAAAAAGGCGACTGGTGGAAATGGAAAATTAATCCGTTAACGATCGATGCAGTCTTGATTTATGCCCAAAAAGGAAGCGGAAGAAGAAGTGCTTATTACACCGATTATACATTTGCCGTGAAAAACGGTGATGCTCTGGTGACCATTGCTAAAGCATATTCAGGACTCACAGATAAGGAAATTATGGAAGTAAGCCGTTTTGTAAATAAAAATGCCATTGAAAAATTCGGGCCTGTGCGCACGGTAAAAGCTGAACTTGTTTTCGAGATTGCTTTTGAAGGAATCGGTTTCAGCAGCCGTCATAAGAGCGGTGTTGCCCTTCGTTTTCCGAGAATTGTAAGATGGAGAAAGGATAAAACAGTGAATGAGATTGATGAACTGGAAGAAATAAAAAAACTCATACAATAA
- a CDS encoding ligase-associated DNA damage response exonuclease, producing MKLITFTNKGIYCPQGKFYIDPWKPVDMAVITHGHADHARWGMKKYLCHHFTKPILHQRISPDIECQSVEYGEVININGVKLSLHPAGHIIGSAQIRLEYKGYVSVISGDYKVQNDGLSTPFELVKCNEFVTESTFGLPIYNWLEVDDLNKKLQSWVLRNKENSKTSVFVGYSLGKAQRIMKAVEGLGKIYVHYSIGKLNEAFESVGITLPDYETADFKESTKHMQNEIVIVPPALLDSNIIKKIPEPATAICSGWMQVRGARRWRSADAGFAMSDHADWSGLLQAVKATEAELVHVTHGQTEVFSKYLNEIGIKADVVETLYGDDEEETEKETVENPKL from the coding sequence TTGAAACTAATCACATTTACAAATAAAGGGATTTACTGTCCGCAGGGGAAATTTTATATCGACCCTTGGAAGCCGGTAGATATGGCAGTTATTACCCATGGACATGCAGATCATGCCCGCTGGGGAATGAAAAAATACCTCTGCCATCATTTCACAAAACCTATTTTACATCAAAGAATCAGTCCGGATATTGAATGCCAGAGTGTAGAATATGGAGAAGTAATCAACATCAACGGAGTCAAGCTTTCCTTACATCCTGCCGGCCATATTATTGGATCTGCACAGATCAGATTAGAATATAAAGGGTATGTAAGCGTAATTTCCGGGGATTATAAAGTACAGAATGACGGACTCAGTACTCCTTTTGAGCTTGTAAAATGCAATGAATTCGTTACAGAAAGCACTTTCGGACTTCCCATTTACAATTGGCTGGAAGTTGATGATCTGAATAAAAAACTACAGAGCTGGGTACTGAGAAACAAGGAAAACAGCAAAACATCCGTTTTTGTAGGATATTCCCTTGGGAAAGCACAGCGCATCATGAAAGCAGTAGAAGGACTCGGAAAAATATACGTCCACTACTCAATTGGAAAATTGAACGAAGCCTTTGAAAGTGTGGGGATTACCCTTCCCGACTATGAAACTGCTGATTTTAAAGAAAGTACAAAACACATGCAGAACGAAATCGTTATCGTTCCTCCTGCTCTATTAGACAGTAATATTATCAAAAAAATACCGGAGCCTGCCACGGCTATCTGTTCCGGCTGGATGCAGGTGCGGGGAGCAAGAAGATGGCGGAGTGCTGATGCTGGATTTGCCATGAGCGATCATGCAGACTGGAGCGGGCTGCTTCAGGCTGTAAAAGCTACAGAAGCTGAGCTTGTACACGTTACCCACGGACAGACCGAAGTTTTTTCAAAATATTTAAATGAAATCGGTATTAAAGCTGATGTTGTAGAGACGCTTTACGGTGATGACGAAGAAGAAACAGAAAAAGAAACCGTTGAAAACCCTAAGCTATGA
- a CDS encoding nuclear transport factor 2 family protein, with translation MTNLEIVKSTYEGKTSEENGKNLAAYAAADISWTEAKGFPYAGTYIGLEEVIKNVFSRLGSEWIDYKFTPEDYVAGGDKVVAYGIYSGTNKSTGKPFEARVAHIWKLKDGKIISFEQFVDSQLVNNAMK, from the coding sequence ATGACAAATCTCGAAATTGTAAAAAGCACTTACGAAGGAAAAACGTCTGAAGAAAATGGTAAAAACTTAGCGGCATATGCTGCCGCTGATATTTCCTGGACTGAAGCAAAAGGTTTTCCATATGCAGGCACCTATATCGGACTGGAAGAGGTTATCAAAAATGTTTTCAGCCGATTGGGAAGCGAATGGATAGATTATAAATTCACTCCTGAAGATTATGTTGCAGGTGGAGATAAGGTTGTAGCTTACGGTATATACAGCGGAACGAACAAAAGTACAGGTAAGCCCTTTGAAGCAAGAGTCGCCCATATCTGGAAACTAAAAGATGGGAAAATTATCAGTTTTGAACAATTTGTCGACAGCCAGCTTGTAAACAATGCTATGAAATAA
- a CDS encoding MBL fold metallo-hydrolase, which translates to MDIQAQDFKTIETNDLKLEVFNASENSFGVASVIISGKTDAVLIDAQFTLADAEKVAQQIKDSGKNLKAVYISHADPDFYFGLEIFKKYFPEVTAYASPATVESIKTTAQKKLEVWGGRLGKAITSNVVLPQLLKGNSIELENIQLEIKGLEEFPSRTFIWIPSIKAVVGGINVFGTTFNLWMADSQTVEARKNWMHVLDTIEALQPKIIIPAHADSNSPFDFSAVEHTKNYIQFYEKALETNKTSEDLIKAVKAAYPVLTFETALQIGAKVNTGEMKW; encoded by the coding sequence ATGGACATACAAGCACAAGATTTCAAAACTATTGAAACCAATGATTTAAAATTAGAAGTTTTCAATGCGTCAGAAAATAGTTTCGGTGTAGCATCCGTTATTATTTCAGGTAAAACAGATGCCGTGTTAATTGATGCACAATTTACATTGGCAGATGCAGAAAAAGTGGCACAGCAGATCAAAGATTCTGGTAAAAATTTAAAGGCTGTCTATATTTCACATGCCGATCCTGATTTTTATTTCGGTTTAGAAATATTCAAAAAATATTTTCCGGAAGTTACAGCGTATGCCTCGCCAGCAACAGTAGAGTCGATTAAAACAACTGCTCAAAAGAAATTAGAAGTTTGGGGTGGAAGATTAGGGAAAGCGATCACATCAAATGTTGTATTGCCGCAATTACTAAAAGGAAATAGTATTGAATTAGAAAACATTCAATTAGAAATCAAAGGGTTAGAAGAATTTCCATCAAGAACTTTTATCTGGATTCCTTCTATTAAAGCTGTTGTTGGCGGTATCAACGTTTTTGGAACGACTTTTAACCTTTGGATGGCAGATTCACAGACAGTGGAAGCGCGTAAAAACTGGATGCATGTTTTAGATACAATTGAAGCGCTGCAGCCTAAAATTATTATTCCCGCTCATGCAGATTCTAATTCTCCATTTGATTTTTCAGCAGTAGAACACACCAAAAACTATATTCAGTTTTACGAAAAAGCTTTAGAAACAAACAAGACTTCAGAAGATTTAATTAAAGCTGTAAAAGCAGCATATCCTGTACTTACTTTTGAAACCGCTCTGCAAATAGGCGCAAAAGTGAATACAGGTGAAATGAAATGGTAA
- a CDS encoding Crp/Fnr family transcriptional regulator translates to MTELLKQNIAKYISLSENELEVFCNLFQQKLIKKKSFLLKEGEICRFEGFVTKGLFRVFHVDQNGVEHILYFAAENWWITDIDSFTNEIPSQLFIEAIEESEVLLISKKDKESAYENLPKIEKLFRVMTQKTHTALQRRMVDNLSKTSDQRYLDFIEKYPHLYQRLTNLQIAAYLGISHEFLSRIRKKITSTK, encoded by the coding sequence ATGACAGAACTTCTCAAACAAAATATTGCTAAATATATTTCTCTTTCTGAAAATGAATTAGAAGTATTCTGTAATCTATTTCAACAAAAATTAATTAAGAAAAAGAGCTTTTTATTGAAAGAAGGTGAAATATGCAGGTTTGAAGGCTTTGTGACAAAAGGGCTTTTCAGAGTGTTCCATGTTGATCAAAATGGTGTTGAACATATACTCTATTTTGCTGCTGAAAATTGGTGGATTACCGATATTGACAGTTTTACGAACGAAATACCCTCGCAGCTTTTTATTGAAGCCATTGAAGAGAGTGAAGTTCTTTTAATTTCAAAAAAAGATAAAGAGTCTGCTTATGAAAATCTGCCTAAAATTGAAAAGCTTTTCAGGGTAATGACACAGAAAACGCATACAGCTTTACAAAGAAGAATGGTTGATAATTTAAGTAAAACTTCTGATCAGCGGTATCTAGACTTCATCGAAAAATATCCGCATCTGTATCAGCGTCTTACTAATCTTCAAATAGCCGCTTACTTGGGCATCAGTCATGAATTTTTGAGTAGAATAAGAAAAAAAATAACCAGCACAAAATAA